One genomic window of Polyangiaceae bacterium includes the following:
- a CDS encoding FIST C-terminal domain-containing protein — protein MKAASFVVEAHSAAKVVKALESCVERLRGPHWPSPAGTEPLENSSKGAALVFVCGQLAQVLPELAEGIAAAKLGIPVLIAAGTAVLTQAGEVEDQSAASGLVWTGGRAEPVCVDSRSPEDLGETLSRMIQDRTAKTAPTVLLFPRSEGFSPEALSPLYESRGTPHVFGGGTIGPHGAYLVPAHGAPTTGSACLLFLRGISPPQLRTSPACRLLTPLRPVTEVRGPMVLEIDGEPALDVLSEAGQELGEERLMFVALAPEEGGAPTLGGRADVILRGVQGVDPVRRGILVSDEVREGMRLGLAVRDPQAARSDLDAVTRELVRDIRGAAPSFGIYINCAGRGSKLYGQYDVDTRILRQRFGEMPIAGMASAFEVGPHAGRPALQLFTGVLGLFTAPS, from the coding sequence TTGAAGGCTGCAAGTTTCGTCGTGGAGGCCCATAGCGCGGCCAAGGTCGTGAAGGCTCTGGAGAGCTGCGTCGAGCGGCTGCGTGGACCGCATTGGCCGAGTCCCGCGGGCACAGAGCCGCTGGAGAATTCCTCGAAGGGAGCGGCGCTTGTGTTCGTATGTGGGCAACTGGCGCAGGTGCTACCAGAACTGGCGGAGGGGATCGCAGCCGCCAAGCTTGGGATCCCCGTGTTGATCGCAGCCGGTACCGCAGTACTGACTCAAGCTGGCGAGGTCGAAGACCAGTCAGCAGCCTCGGGCCTGGTTTGGACCGGAGGTCGCGCAGAGCCCGTGTGCGTCGACAGCCGCAGCCCCGAAGACCTCGGGGAAACGCTCAGCCGCATGATCCAGGACCGCACGGCAAAGACGGCGCCGACCGTCCTGTTGTTTCCCCGCAGCGAAGGCTTCTCCCCGGAGGCCCTGAGTCCACTCTACGAGTCTAGGGGAACGCCTCACGTCTTCGGCGGCGGGACCATCGGCCCGCACGGGGCCTACCTGGTTCCGGCCCACGGAGCGCCAACGACGGGCAGCGCTTGCCTGCTGTTTTTACGCGGGATCTCCCCGCCTCAGCTACGAACCTCACCCGCCTGTCGGCTACTCACGCCGCTGCGTCCCGTCACCGAAGTGCGTGGCCCGATGGTGCTGGAGATCGACGGAGAACCAGCCCTCGATGTGCTCAGTGAGGCCGGACAGGAGCTCGGCGAGGAGCGGCTGATGTTCGTGGCGCTGGCGCCCGAGGAGGGCGGCGCCCCAACCCTTGGCGGCCGCGCGGACGTGATCCTGCGGGGAGTTCAGGGCGTCGATCCGGTGCGGCGTGGGATCCTCGTGAGCGACGAAGTGCGAGAAGGAATGCGGCTGGGCCTCGCAGTGCGCGATCCTCAGGCCGCTCGCTCGGATCTCGATGCCGTCACCCGGGAGCTGGTGCGAGACATCCGCGGTGCGGCACCGAGCTTTGGGATCTACATCAACTGCGCTGGCCGCGGCTCGAAGCTGTATGGCCAGTATGACGTCGACACCCGCATCCTCCGCCAGCGCTTTGGCGAGATGCCCATCGCCGGCATGGCCTCCGCATTCGAGGTCGGTCCCCATGCGGGGCGCCCGGCGCTGCAGCTCTTCACCGGCGTGCTAGGGCTGTTTACCGCGCCTTCCTGA
- a CDS encoding AI-2E family transporter, with amino-acid sequence MVFLIVSGVLVTALLIATREVLLPFIVALILAYVLTPLVAMCERRRIPRALAVILVYLTVFGGAYGFGALVFPRVFQEALSLSRETPAMARNLAVKWGPVAESRVQAFLDRLDTGAKEAPPDKHKEHEPAFEIKEQPGGGYHVIIHGGVDIVQDGPKHWRVQPRPEPGAKFSVNQLLSQGVDQTVEYVKRNAIDLIRVGQVIVSRISRGIFLLFMTLMIAAYLMLTREDIVGFFRSLPPPRARPSFDRLIARIDRGLSGVVRGQLIICAVNGVLSAIGFWIFDLKYWPILALIAAIMSLIPIFGSILSTIPAVLIGLTQDFWTALWVLSWIIGIHQVEANLLNPKIIGVAAKIHPVLVVLALIIGEHFFGLWGALFAVPVLSIAQSIFQHFRFESLPDAAPDSLFPSAMRRPPPAAPEGGGGEEQGA; translated from the coding sequence GTGGTTTTCCTGATCGTGAGCGGCGTCCTGGTGACGGCGCTGCTCATCGCTACTCGGGAGGTGCTGCTCCCGTTCATTGTCGCGCTGATCTTGGCCTATGTGCTCACGCCGCTGGTAGCGATGTGCGAGCGCCGGCGTATCCCCAGGGCACTGGCGGTGATTCTGGTGTACCTGACGGTGTTCGGCGGGGCGTACGGCTTCGGGGCGCTGGTGTTCCCGCGGGTGTTTCAGGAGGCGTTGTCGCTGTCACGGGAAACGCCAGCGATGGCCAGGAACCTCGCGGTGAAGTGGGGCCCTGTGGCGGAGAGCCGCGTGCAGGCGTTCCTCGACCGCCTGGACACTGGCGCCAAGGAGGCGCCGCCGGACAAGCACAAGGAGCACGAGCCCGCGTTCGAGATCAAGGAACAGCCAGGCGGCGGCTACCACGTGATCATCCACGGCGGCGTGGACATCGTGCAGGACGGGCCGAAGCACTGGCGGGTGCAGCCACGCCCGGAGCCAGGCGCAAAGTTCAGCGTCAATCAGCTGCTCAGCCAGGGCGTCGACCAGACCGTCGAGTACGTCAAGCGCAACGCGATCGACCTGATTCGCGTGGGTCAGGTCATAGTCAGTCGAATTTCCCGCGGGATATTCCTGCTGTTCATGACCCTGATGATCGCGGCCTACCTGATGCTGACCCGCGAAGACATCGTCGGGTTCTTCCGCTCGCTGCCGCCGCCGCGTGCTCGCCCGAGCTTTGACCGGCTGATCGCGCGCATCGATCGCGGCCTCTCCGGGGTGGTGCGTGGGCAGTTGATCATTTGCGCCGTGAACGGCGTGCTCTCAGCGATCGGTTTTTGGATCTTCGACCTGAAGTATTGGCCTATTTTGGCGCTGATCGCGGCGATCATGAGCTTGATCCCGATCTTCGGCTCGATTCTCAGCACGATCCCCGCGGTACTGATCGGGCTCACCCAGGACTTCTGGACGGCGCTCTGGGTGTTGAGCTGGATCATCGGCATTCATCAGGTCGAAGCGAACTTGTTGAACCCGAAGATCATCGGCGTAGCCGCCAAGATTCATCCGGTGCTGGTGGTGCTGGCGTTGATCATCGGGGAGCACTTCTTCGGACTGTGGGGCGCGCTATTCGCCGTCCCGGTGCTGTCCATTGCGCAGTCGATCTTCCAGCACTTCCGCTTCGAGTCGCTGCCGGACGCCGCTCCAGACAGTCTCTTCCCGTCGGCCATGCGGCGCCCGCCACCCGCGGCGCCTGAGGGCGGGGGAGGCGAAGAGCAGGGCGCCTAA
- a CDS encoding FHIPEP family type III secretion protein, protein MRGPKKRPLGIADAALAAIVVMVVGLMIVPLPTWLLDLLIATNLATSVALLLVTLYVSDALKIASFPTILLITTLVRLALNVSSTRLILLQANAGEVIQAFGQFVVRGNYVVGGVIFLILAIIQFVVIAKGAERVAEVGARFTLDAMPGKQMAIDAELRSGAIDSVEARRRRRELGRESQFYGAMDGAMKFVKGDTIAGFLITLVNILGGLAIGVGQKDMEAVGALKRYGLLTIGDGLVSQIPSLVIAVSAGVLVTRVASEEAGTPLGEELSSQLLGAPKALRVAAIFVGVLAIIPGLPAVPFLIIGGLLFVASRARARQLREVEEQAAREPIQQRTADRGGPRFVPVVIPWAMELSRDLESLLDDDIRGDELRRAGIRSAGAAVREVLFRDLGVPLPPCKITFSDELPERHVVFSIHEVPASVFALPTDLTDAEVAERLVEEAALVLRDRSADFLGIAEVQMLLDQLEQVAPATVRQVVPKPVSLPLLTDVLRRLLEEGVSIRDLKGVLEALSQVANTDKDPLNLTEFVRSQMRRTLTHELTQGAPELGVHVLDPQIEESVRSSIQRTSAGAFLTLSPAAGRDIVTAIRRAVRGAAPPGEHVVILTQPDIRRFVRKLVETDLPEARVVSYAELLPEVRLETLSRASLAGL, encoded by the coding sequence ATGCGCGGCCCCAAGAAGCGGCCTCTCGGTATCGCGGACGCTGCGCTCGCGGCCATCGTCGTGATGGTCGTGGGATTGATGATCGTCCCGCTGCCCACTTGGCTGCTGGATCTGCTGATCGCGACCAATCTGGCGACCTCCGTGGCGCTGCTCTTGGTCACGCTGTACGTGAGCGACGCCCTCAAAATCGCCTCGTTTCCCACGATTCTGCTGATCACGACGCTGGTGCGTCTGGCGTTGAACGTGTCGTCCACTCGGCTGATTCTGCTGCAGGCCAATGCTGGAGAGGTGATCCAAGCCTTCGGCCAGTTCGTGGTGCGCGGGAACTACGTGGTCGGCGGGGTCATCTTCCTGATCTTGGCGATCATCCAGTTCGTGGTGATCGCCAAGGGTGCCGAGCGCGTCGCCGAGGTCGGCGCGCGTTTCACCTTGGACGCCATGCCCGGCAAGCAGATGGCCATCGACGCAGAGCTGCGGAGCGGCGCCATCGACTCCGTGGAGGCACGCCGGCGACGCCGCGAACTGGGTCGCGAGAGCCAGTTCTACGGCGCCATGGACGGCGCGATGAAGTTCGTGAAGGGCGACACCATCGCTGGCTTCTTGATCACCCTGGTGAACATCCTCGGGGGCCTGGCCATCGGTGTGGGCCAGAAGGACATGGAAGCCGTGGGCGCGCTCAAGCGCTACGGTCTGCTCACCATCGGTGACGGCCTGGTGAGCCAGATCCCGAGTCTGGTGATCGCCGTTTCCGCGGGGGTACTCGTGACTCGCGTCGCCAGCGAGGAGGCTGGCACCCCACTAGGTGAAGAGCTGTCCTCTCAGCTGCTGGGCGCGCCGAAGGCGCTGCGGGTCGCCGCGATCTTCGTGGGCGTCCTCGCGATCATCCCAGGGTTACCCGCCGTGCCCTTCCTGATCATCGGCGGGCTGCTGTTCGTGGCGTCCCGCGCCCGCGCGCGGCAGCTGCGGGAGGTGGAAGAGCAGGCGGCGCGCGAGCCGATTCAGCAACGCACCGCAGACCGTGGTGGCCCACGTTTCGTTCCCGTGGTGATCCCCTGGGCCATGGAGCTGTCTCGGGATCTGGAGTCGCTGCTCGACGACGACATTCGCGGAGATGAGCTGCGGCGCGCCGGGATCCGCTCCGCAGGGGCCGCAGTGCGCGAAGTGCTGTTCCGCGATCTGGGTGTTCCCCTCCCCCCCTGCAAGATCACCTTCTCCGACGAGCTACCCGAGCGACACGTGGTCTTCAGCATTCACGAAGTGCCGGCGAGCGTGTTTGCGCTGCCCACGGATCTGACGGACGCAGAGGTCGCCGAGCGACTCGTCGAAGAGGCAGCGTTGGTGCTTCGCGATCGCAGCGCGGACTTCCTCGGCATCGCCGAAGTCCAGATGCTGCTCGACCAACTGGAACAAGTCGCGCCCGCGACAGTGCGCCAGGTAGTGCCCAAGCCAGTGAGCCTGCCGCTGCTCACCGATGTGCTTCGCCGCTTGCTCGAAGAGGGCGTGAGCATTCGCGATCTGAAGGGCGTGCTCGAAGCGCTGAGCCAAGTCGCAAACACCGACAAGGATCCGCTAAACCTCACGGAGTTCGTGCGCTCTCAGATGCGGCGCACGCTGACTCACGAGCTCACTCAAGGCGCCCCGGAGCTCGGTGTGCACGTGCTGGATCCCCAAATCGAGGAGTCCGTGCGTTCGTCCATTCAGCGCACCAGCGCTGGCGCCTTCCTCACGCTTTCCCCCGCAGCAGGCCGAGACATCGTGACGGCGATACGCCGTGCGGTGCGCGGCGCCGCGCCGCCTGGCGAACACGTGGTGATCCTCACCCAGCCCGACATCCGTCGCTTCGTGCGCAAGCTGGTCGAGACGGATCTCCCTGAAGCGCGCGTCGTCAGTTACGCCGAGCTGCTGCCCGAGGTGCGACTCGAGACGTTGTCCCGCGCAAGCCTCGCGGGACTGTGA